A genome region from Sphingobacteriaceae bacterium GW460-11-11-14-LB5 includes the following:
- a CDS encoding alpha-N-acetylglucosaminidase — MRKFTCLLLFLVPLNLLAQPFKSVQELIKRRTPWLTNQVVFKQLQSGQKDVFELKSIGKKLMISASGANAAAVGLNWYLKYYCNRSMSHMGDNLSAVYPIPQVQKKVRVEAPAKYRYALNYCTYNYTMSFYDWKDWEHELDWMALNGVNLMLTVNGMEAVWQNTLKQIGYSDQEINDFLVGPAYTAWWLMGNIQGWGGPMPQSQIDGRKALQQKMMARMKELGIAPVLQGFYGMVPASLKDKGKAQIIDQKTWGAFKRPDILVPDRADFTRIAGIYYAELRKAYGKDIRFFAGDPFHEGGITEGIDLKAAGKSIQMEMQKSFPGSIWVLQGWQDNPKQQMLDGLDKSHVLVQELFGEFTNNWEKRKGYDATPFIWSVVNNFGERPGLYGKLQRFADEVDRIRKGPYKDVLSGVGIMPEGLNNNPPVYDLMLELGWRNDHVEVKDWLSSYTKYRYGNSNPHIDKAWQGFLETIYQSIPGYQEGASESVFCIRPALDTKAVSHWGTRVRTYDLIKFKEAALEFAKAAPEFKNSDTYQIDLINILRQVLANDGEQVFQAMIKAYQEKNTEQFTKVSAQFLDMIRLTDDLLSAHPYYRLNTYKTQALSLGKTKEEKKLNLQNAMMLITYWGENNPAEDNLHDYAYKEWGGLMKDYYLVRWKMYIEYLQQELQGKNMQAPKFFDWERAWVTQNMELKAERKVKPLSEVVAEVLKLKTVAQ, encoded by the coding sequence ATGCGAAAATTTACCTGTTTACTTTTATTTTTAGTCCCTTTAAATCTTTTGGCGCAGCCGTTTAAGTCGGTACAGGAGCTGATCAAGCGGCGTACACCATGGTTGACAAACCAAGTGGTTTTTAAACAGCTGCAAAGTGGTCAGAAAGATGTGTTTGAGTTGAAGAGTATCGGGAAGAAACTAATGATTAGTGCTTCCGGCGCCAATGCTGCCGCAGTTGGATTGAACTGGTATCTAAAATACTATTGTAATCGCTCCATGTCGCACATGGGTGATAACCTTTCGGCAGTATATCCAATTCCACAGGTACAGAAGAAAGTTCGCGTTGAAGCTCCTGCCAAATACCGTTATGCTTTAAACTATTGTACGTATAACTATACCATGAGCTTTTACGACTGGAAAGATTGGGAGCATGAGCTGGACTGGATGGCTTTAAATGGCGTTAACCTGATGCTCACCGTAAATGGCATGGAAGCCGTATGGCAGAATACACTGAAGCAGATCGGCTATTCTGATCAGGAGATTAACGATTTTTTAGTTGGACCGGCTTATACCGCCTGGTGGCTGATGGGAAACATTCAGGGGTGGGGAGGCCCGATGCCTCAAAGTCAGATCGATGGTCGTAAAGCTTTACAGCAAAAAATGATGGCCAGGATGAAAGAACTGGGCATAGCGCCAGTATTACAAGGGTTTTATGGAATGGTTCCTGCATCTTTGAAAGATAAGGGTAAAGCGCAAATTATTGACCAAAAAACCTGGGGTGCATTTAAACGACCAGATATTTTAGTTCCTGATCGGGCTGACTTCACCAGAATAGCAGGTATATATTATGCTGAACTTCGGAAAGCATATGGAAAAGACATCCGCTTTTTTGCAGGTGATCCTTTTCATGAAGGTGGAATCACCGAGGGCATAGACTTGAAGGCAGCAGGCAAATCTATTCAAATGGAGATGCAAAAGAGTTTTCCCGGATCAATATGGGTTCTTCAAGGCTGGCAGGATAATCCCAAACAGCAAATGCTTGATGGCCTTGATAAGTCACATGTGCTGGTACAGGAGCTGTTTGGCGAATTCACCAACAACTGGGAGAAAAGGAAGGGTTACGACGCTACGCCATTTATTTGGAGTGTGGTAAACAATTTTGGCGAAAGACCAGGGCTGTACGGGAAACTGCAACGCTTTGCAGACGAAGTAGACAGGATCAGAAAAGGCCCGTACAAGGATGTTTTAAGCGGAGTAGGGATTATGCCGGAGGGGCTCAATAATAATCCGCCGGTATACGACCTGATGTTGGAGCTGGGCTGGAGAAATGACCATGTGGAGGTTAAAGACTGGTTGAGCAGTTATACTAAATACCGCTATGGAAACTCAAACCCTCATATTGATAAAGCCTGGCAGGGTTTTCTCGAAACCATTTATCAAAGCATTCCGGGTTATCAGGAAGGGGCTAGTGAATCGGTTTTTTGCATCCGTCCGGCACTTGATACGAAGGCTGTTTCTCATTGGGGCACCCGGGTGAGAACCTATGATCTTATAAAATTTAAAGAGGCGGCGCTGGAATTCGCAAAAGCAGCACCAGAATTTAAAAATTCTGATACTTACCAGATTGATCTGATCAATATTTTAAGACAGGTATTGGCCAATGATGGTGAGCAGGTTTTTCAGGCGATGATTAAGGCTTACCAGGAGAAAAACACGGAGCAGTTTACCAAAGTATCCGCTCAGTTTCTTGACATGATCCGTTTAACCGACGATCTGTTATCTGCACACCCTTATTACCGGTTGAATACTTACAAAACCCAGGCTTTAAGTTTGGGAAAAACAAAGGAAGAGAAAAAGCTGAACCTCCAAAACGCGATGATGCTGATCACTTATTGGGGCGAAAACAACCCGGCAGAAGATAACCTGCATGATTATGCCTATAAGGAATGGGGAGGCTTAATGAAGGATTATTACCTGGTTAGGTGGAAGATGTATATCGAATATTTACAGCAAGAGCTCCAGGGCAAGAACATGCAAGCTCCCAAATTTTTTGATTGGGAGCGTGCATGGGTAACGCAAAATATGGAACTCAAAGCAGAGAGGAAGGTTAAGCCTCTATCTGAGGTAGTTGCTGAAGTTCTAAAATTGAAAACAGTTGCTCAATAA
- a CDS encoding AraC family transcriptional regulator, translating to MKPQLLKVSTTPTQSFSVRRDLVPYMNNKWHYHPEIELIHLKKGVGTQFIGDNIKSFRSGDIVLVGPHLAHYWRFDDCYFKDQSNVQADVRVAHFSENFWGDQFLNLPENKAIKSLLENSRRGLQVNGKIKVKVAGLLERMLESDGASRIILLMEALNLIANCNQTVKLSSIGFKQDYDETSNIKINAIYNFTLENFRRKIHLEEIASVAVISPNSFCRYFKSKTGKTYSRFLTEIKVGHACRLLIENKLNIKQLCYESGFNNMASFHKYFKITTGKSPLSYQREFISQGTN from the coding sequence ATGAAACCGCAATTACTAAAAGTTTCAACTACACCTACGCAGTCTTTTAGCGTGAGGAGAGACCTGGTTCCTTACATGAACAACAAATGGCATTATCATCCGGAGATTGAACTCATCCATCTAAAAAAAGGCGTAGGTACACAATTTATTGGCGACAATATCAAAAGCTTTAGATCAGGGGATATTGTACTGGTTGGCCCTCATCTTGCCCATTACTGGAGATTTGATGATTGTTATTTCAAAGATCAATCTAACGTACAGGCTGATGTTAGGGTGGCACATTTTAGCGAAAACTTTTGGGGAGATCAATTCCTGAACCTGCCCGAAAACAAGGCCATTAAGTCTTTATTGGAAAACAGCAGAAGGGGCTTGCAAGTGAATGGTAAAATCAAGGTAAAAGTAGCCGGCCTGCTTGAAAGGATGCTGGAATCAGACGGGGCTTCCCGCATCATATTATTAATGGAAGCGCTCAACCTGATTGCCAACTGCAATCAAACTGTTAAACTTTCTTCCATCGGTTTTAAGCAGGATTATGATGAAACCTCCAATATAAAAATTAATGCGATATACAATTTCACGCTAGAAAATTTCAGGCGGAAAATACATCTGGAAGAAATTGCAAGTGTAGCCGTCATCAGTCCAAATTCATTTTGCAGGTACTTTAAATCTAAAACGGGCAAAACATATTCACGGTTTTTAACCGAAATAAAGGTTGGCCATGCCTGCCGGCTATTGATAGAGAACAAACTCAATATCAAACAATTGTGTTATGAAAGCGGATTTAACAACATGGCCAGTTTCCATAAATATTTCAAAATTACTACAGGAAAAAGCCCACTAAGCTATCAGCGAGAATTTATTTCACAAGGTACAAATTGA